Proteins from one Blattabacterium cuenoti genomic window:
- a CDS encoding UvrD-helicase domain-containing protein, with translation MIIPSTLKIYNASAGSGKTFFLVKNYLYVLLKSPYPDEFKRVLALTFTKKSSEEMKKRILQCIKEFSNKIVKKEYYSLFDHLMKDLKFTKNQLYERSQKILYSILYDFSSFSKNISTIDKFTYNIVRSFISNQEINLELKMDTYNFLLKIVDNLLHRLTYSEEWSNILVQFSIDKLKEGKNWDIRKELFQIANLMLEEQNFFYIKKIKNYSLKNFIQLKNILIKRTQKFEKKCKIQGDKFFLFLKKTSIKKNSFIYSELPRLFKKLQINNLFYNPFNERVEKYFKKNILYAKSSIQKNQKILIEKNKNKIISLYKKTKYIYIKNISRYLLDKLFLKNISIFSIIHEIEKEFNFIKNENKILLNIELNKILYEKIIQGTFPKIYEKIGIQYKHYFIDEFQDISFLQWYNIKILIENALSENGSAMIVGDPKQSIYRWRGGDVQQFIFLKNIESISYNKKFKTLETNFRSYEEIVKFNNSFYEYISKIFYSNIYKNIYKNSKQKIFKKPGGYVEINFLKSLKNKNYKEYIYLKVKNKIKKLLQKKYVLSDISILVRNNIEGHFLSEKLIEDGINVNTSVSLLIKNHLEIQIIINLFYILANPYCYQKRITLIFLLFKKKFFCTKKKYHDFIIKIIFFPLDLFLKKILSKNSLSLNKLYNKSIYNISEEIIESFRLLNKHNTVSIYSFLDFVYRFIKKGGNSIIDFLNYWESNKEKESIIISENKNAIRVMTIHKSKGLQFPVVILPFTDWNFMSKNKEGSWINVNPNLYHGLNTIYLEIEPYLKNIQHDKNIHNFYENYLSNTVFDNINLLYVATTRSIEQLILFSKLENEKSVSFYIKNFLCEKKIWNDKKYQYSFGKK, from the coding sequence ATGATTATTCCATCTACATTAAAAATATATAATGCTTCAGCAGGTTCTGGAAAAACTTTTTTTTTAGTTAAAAATTATCTTTATGTTCTATTAAAAAGTCCTTATCCTGATGAATTTAAAAGAGTTTTAGCTTTGACTTTTACTAAAAAATCTTCTGAAGAAATGAAGAAACGTATTCTACAATGTATTAAAGAATTTTCAAATAAAATAGTTAAAAAAGAATATTATTCTTTATTTGATCATCTTATGAAAGATTTAAAATTTACAAAAAATCAATTATATGAACGATCTCAAAAAATATTATATTCTATTTTATATGATTTTTCTTCTTTTTCTAAAAATATAAGTACAATAGATAAATTTACTTATAATATTGTTAGATCTTTTATTTCAAATCAAGAAATAAACTTAGAATTAAAAATGGATACCTACAATTTTTTATTAAAAATTGTAGATAATTTATTACATAGATTAACATATTCAGAAGAATGGTCAAATATTTTAGTTCAATTTTCTATTGATAAATTAAAAGAAGGAAAAAATTGGGATATAAGAAAAGAATTATTTCAAATAGCTAATCTCATGTTAGAAGAACAAAATTTTTTTTATATAAAAAAAATTAAAAATTATTCTTTAAAAAATTTTATACAATTGAAAAATATTTTGATAAAAAGAACTCAAAAATTTGAAAAAAAATGTAAAATACAAGGAGATAAATTTTTTCTGTTTTTAAAAAAAACTTCCATTAAAAAAAATTCATTTATTTATTCAGAATTACCAAGACTTTTTAAAAAATTACAAATTAATAATTTATTTTATAATCCTTTTAATGAACGTGTTGAAAAATATTTTAAAAAAAATATATTATATGCTAAATCTTCTATACAAAAAAATCAAAAAATATTAATAGAAAAAAATAAAAATAAGATTATTTCATTATATAAAAAAACAAAATATATATACATAAAAAATATATCACGTTATCTTTTAGATAAACTTTTTCTAAAAAATATTAGTATATTTTCAATTATACATGAAATAGAAAAAGAATTCAATTTTATAAAAAACGAAAATAAAATTCTTTTAAATATAGAATTAAATAAAATTCTTTATGAAAAAATTATTCAAGGGACATTTCCTAAAATATATGAAAAAATAGGAATACAATATAAACATTATTTTATAGATGAATTTCAAGATATTTCATTTTTACAATGGTATAATATTAAAATTTTAATTGAAAATGCATTATCTGAAAATGGATCAGCTATGATAGTAGGAGATCCAAAACAATCTATATATAGATGGAGGGGAGGTGATGTACAACAATTTATTTTTTTAAAAAACATTGAATCAATCAGTTATAATAAAAAATTTAAAACTTTAGAAACAAATTTTCGTAGTTATGAAGAAATTGTGAAATTTAATAATTCATTTTATGAATATATATCTAAAATTTTTTATTCCAATATTTATAAAAATATATATAAAAATTCTAAACAAAAAATTTTTAAAAAACCTGGAGGATATGTAGAAATAAATTTTCTAAAAAGTTTAAAAAATAAAAATTATAAAGAATATATTTATTTAAAAGTAAAAAATAAAATAAAAAAATTATTACAAAAAAAATATGTTTTATCAGATATTTCTATATTAGTTAGGAATAATATAGAAGGACATTTTTTATCAGAAAAACTTATTGAAGATGGTATTAATGTAAATACCTCTGTTTCTTTATTAATAAAAAATCATTTAGAAATACAAATAATTATAAATTTATTTTATATTCTTGCAAATCCCTATTGTTATCAAAAAAGAATTACTTTAATTTTTCTTTTATTTAAAAAAAAATTTTTTTGTACTAAAAAAAAATATCATGATTTTATCATAAAAATTATTTTTTTTCCATTAGATCTATTTTTAAAAAAAATTTTATCAAAAAATTCATTATCATTAAATAAATTATATAATAAATCTATATATAATATATCAGAAGAAATAATTGAATCTTTTAGATTATTAAATAAACATAATACTGTATCTATTTATTCTTTTCTAGATTTTGTTTATAGATTTATAAAAAAAGGAGGGAATTCGATTATTGATTTTCTCAATTACTGGGAATCTAATAAAGAAAAAGAAAGTATTATTATTTCGGAGAATAAAAATGCTATTCGTGTTATGACTATTCATAAATCTAAAGGATTACAATTTCCAGTAGTTATTCTTCCTTTTACTGATTGGAATTTTATGTCTAAAAATAAAGAAGGATCATGGATAAATGTTAATCCTAATTTGTATCATGGATTGAATACTATTTATTTAGAAATAGAACCATACTTAAAAAACATACAACATGATAAAAATATTCATAATTTTTATGAAAATTATTTATCAAATACAGTATTTGATAATATAAATCTATTATATGTAGCCACTACCCGTTCTATAGAACAATTAATTTTATTTTCAAAATTAGAAAATGAAAAATCCGTATCATTTTACATTAAAAATTTTCTTTGTGAAAAAAAAATATGGAATGACAAAAAATATCAATACTCTTTTGGAAAAAAATAA
- the lipA gene encoding lipoyl synthase, with protein sequence MNIFQKKPKWIKVKLPINKNYHKLQNLVSLHKLNTICQSGSCPNIGECWDKGVATFMILGNICTRSCRFCGVKTGKPKKVDWEEPKKVAKSIQILNVRHAVLTSVNRDDLIDLGSSIWVKTIQKVRYLNPKITIEALIPDFKGEEKIIDKIINVQPEVISHNIETISRLTKKIRIQAKYDRSLKVLQYIKEKNKNIRTKTGIMLGLGETKSEIIQTMKDIRKSKVDILTIGQYLQPSLKHYSVRFFVIPEEFKELKDIGLKMGFKYVESGPLVRSSYHAEKHVK encoded by the coding sequence ATGAATATTTTTCAAAAAAAACCAAAATGGATAAAAGTAAAATTACCAATTAATAAAAATTATCATAAACTACAAAATTTAGTTTCTTTACATAAATTGAATACAATTTGTCAGAGTGGAAGTTGTCCTAATATAGGAGAATGTTGGGATAAAGGAGTGGCAACTTTTATGATATTAGGAAATATTTGTACAAGATCTTGTAGATTTTGTGGAGTAAAAACAGGAAAACCTAAAAAAGTTGATTGGGAAGAACCAAAAAAAGTCGCAAAATCTATACAAATATTAAATGTAAGACATGCTGTATTAACTTCTGTCAATCGAGATGATTTAATAGATCTAGGATCTTCTATATGGGTAAAAACTATACAAAAAGTACGATATTTAAATCCTAAAATAACAATAGAAGCTTTAATTCCAGATTTTAAAGGAGAAGAAAAAATAATAGATAAAATTATTAATGTACAACCAGAAGTTATTTCTCATAATATAGAAACTATTTCTAGATTAACAAAAAAAATACGTATTCAAGCTAAATATGATAGAAGTCTTAAAGTATTACAATATATAAAAGAAAAAAATAAAAATATTCGTACAAAAACAGGAATTATGTTAGGATTAGGAGAAACAAAAAGTGAAATTATTCAAACGATGAAAGATATAAGAAAATCTAAAGTAGATATCCTAACAATAGGACAATATTTACAGCCTTCTTTAAAACATTATTCTGTTCGTTTTTTTGTTATTCCAGAAGAATTTAAAGAATTGAAAGATATTGGATTAAAAATGGGATTTAAATATGTAGAAAGTGGTCCATTGGTTCGTTCTTCTTATCATGCAGAAAAACATGTGAAGTAA
- a CDS encoding Nif3-like dinuclear metal center hexameric protein, producing the protein MEVFVRDITKKLENLAPIEYADSYDNVGLIVGSLDQKIINILITLDLTEDVFNESINKKCNLIISFHPIIFKPIKNIIGKTFSERIIISALKNNVSIYVIHTNLDSIWEGPSDYIFKLLKIKKEKVLIPKKETIKKMITYVPISYAEKVRNSLFEAGAGNISNYSHCSYNFDGFGSYMGNNKTKPFFGEKEIFYMKKETCIGVIFPSHKLNVIKKALFKNHPYEEVAYEIYNIENVNPYVGIGFLGELEKDMNEYDFLVFLKKKMNFSYIRHSHFTNKKIKKIAIITGSGRFGIEYAIKEKADVFISSDLKYHDFFKSEKKILIVDVSHYESEKINKNLLKSFLDKNFPFISIYESKIHTNPIEYF; encoded by the coding sequence ATGGAAGTATTTGTAAGAGATATTACTAAAAAATTAGAAAATCTAGCACCTATAGAATATGCAGATTCTTATGATAATGTTGGATTGATAGTTGGATCGTTAGATCAAAAAATAATAAATATACTGATAACTTTAGATCTAACTGAAGATGTTTTTAATGAATCTATCAATAAAAAATGTAATCTTATAATATCTTTCCATCCTATTATTTTTAAACCAATAAAAAATATAATTGGAAAAACTTTTTCAGAAAGAATTATAATTTCTGCATTAAAAAATAATGTATCTATTTATGTTATTCACACAAATTTAGATTCAATATGGGAAGGACCTTCTGATTATATATTCAAATTGTTGAAAATAAAAAAAGAAAAGGTTCTTATTCCAAAAAAAGAAACAATAAAAAAAATGATTACTTATGTTCCAATTAGTTATGCAGAAAAAGTAAGAAATTCTTTATTTGAAGCAGGAGCTGGAAATATTTCTAATTATAGTCATTGTAGTTATAATTTTGATGGATTTGGAAGTTATATGGGAAATAATAAAACTAAACCATTTTTTGGAGAAAAAGAAATTTTTTATATGAAAAAAGAGACTTGTATTGGTGTTATTTTTCCTTCTCATAAATTAAATGTTATTAAAAAAGCACTTTTTAAAAATCATCCTTATGAAGAAGTTGCTTATGAAATTTATAATATTGAAAATGTTAATCCTTATGTAGGAATAGGTTTTTTAGGAGAACTAGAAAAAGATATGAATGAATATGATTTTTTAGTTTTTTTAAAAAAAAAAATGAATTTTTCTTATATTCGTCATTCTCATTTTACAAACAAAAAAATTAAAAAAATAGCTATAATAACAGGTTCAGGTCGTTTTGGAATAGAATATGCAATTAAAGAAAAAGCTGATGTTTTTATATCCTCAGATTTAAAATATCATGATTTTTTTAAATCTGAAAAAAAAATATTGATTGTGGATGTCAGTCATTATGAATCAGAAAAAATTAATAAAAATTTATTAAAATCTTTTTTAGATAAAAATTTTCCTTTTATTTCTATTTATGAATCGAAAATTCATACTAATCCAATTGAATATTTTTAA
- a CDS encoding zinc ribbon domain-containing protein → MIHKIQETITVVDKLRALYNLQLIDSRIDEIRKFRENIPIEIKSLEEELSQMKKNLEDIHNDILSIKENVDKQIKNIKSSEILIKKYEKQKDNVKNHKELYSLNKEIDYQKLEIQLSKKIIKELNIKINQKENFFNQKEELLKNKEEHLFHKKKELNNILLENNKEEKILLEKSLFFSKKVDNNLLQTYKKIRSGVKNGVAVAPVQRGAPLGSYLAITPQKYSELIQRNKLLIDEHSGRILIDSELAEEEEKKYFVKKRKNNKIK, encoded by the coding sequence ATGATCCATAAAATACAAGAAACTATCACAGTAGTAGATAAATTGAGAGCATTATATAATCTTCAATTAATAGATTCTCGTATAGATGAAATACGAAAATTTCGTGAAAATATTCCCATAGAAATAAAAAGTTTAGAAGAAGAACTTAGTCAAATGAAAAAAAATTTAGAAGATATTCATAATGATATTCTTTCTATAAAAGAAAACGTAGATAAACAAATTAAAAATATTAAGTCTTCAGAAATACTGATAAAAAAATATGAAAAACAAAAAGATAATGTTAAAAATCATAAAGAATTATATTCTCTTAATAAAGAAATTGATTATCAAAAATTAGAAATTCAATTATCCAAAAAAATAATAAAAGAATTGAATATAAAAATTAATCAAAAAGAAAATTTTTTTAATCAAAAAGAAGAATTATTGAAAAATAAAGAAGAACATCTTTTTCATAAAAAAAAAGAATTGAATAATATTTTATTAGAAAATAATAAAGAAGAAAAAATACTTTTGGAAAAATCGTTATTTTTCTCTAAAAAAGTTGATAATAATTTGTTACAAACTTATAAAAAAATAAGAAGTGGAGTTAAAAATGGAGTAGCAGTTGCTCCAGTACAAAGAGGAGCTCCATTAGGGTCTTATTTAGCAATAACACCTCAAAAATATTCAGAATTGATACAACGTAATAAACTTTTAATAGATGAACACAGTGGAAGAATATTAATAGATTCTGAATTAGCTGAAGAAGAAGAGAAAAAATATTTTGTAAAAAAAAGAAAAAATAATAAAATAAAATAA
- a CDS encoding thioredoxin family protein — MAGTYSSDKIKISIKNFFLLEVSSGEKKFMKNFFSNKATVIMFICNHCPYVKHITTELVRLSNDFIPKGISFLAINSNDAKKYPEDSPENMKKIHYKLGYTFPYFFDEKQNVAKYYGVKCTPEFFIFSGKGNLCYHGQLDDSRPNNEIPVTGSDVRNVLHNILKGKNINLISKLSYGCNIKWKI; from the coding sequence ATGGCAGGAACTTATTCTTCTGATAAAATTAAAATTTCAATAAAAAATTTCTTCTTATTAGAAGTTTCTTCGGGTGAAAAAAAATTTATGAAAAACTTTTTTTCTAATAAAGCAACTGTAATTATGTTTATTTGTAATCATTGTCCATATGTAAAACATATAACTACAGAATTAGTGCGTTTATCTAATGATTTTATTCCAAAAGGAATTTCATTTTTAGCTATTAATTCTAATGATGCAAAAAAATATCCAGAAGATTCTCCGGAAAATATGAAAAAAATACATTATAAATTAGGTTATACTTTCCCTTATTTTTTTGATGAAAAACAAAATGTAGCTAAATACTATGGAGTAAAATGTACTCCTGAATTTTTTATTTTTTCTGGTAAAGGAAATTTATGTTATCATGGTCAGTTAGATGATTCTAGACCAAATAATGAAATACCAGTAACAGGTTCTGATGTAAGAAATGTATTGCACAATATTTTAAAAGGAAAAAATATAAATTTAATTTCAAAATTAAGTTACGGATGCAATATTAAATGGAAAATATAA
- a CDS encoding DHH family phosphoesterase, producing MFFSSINGTNKKKIILLPHNNPDGDALGSSLALLFYFRKLKHDVDLISPTEYSEFFQWLPGIKDIIVFSEKTESIIKKKIINSDYIFFIDFNNLSRIKKLREFILSSKAKKILIDHHPFPFQFDFMFFDPKVAATSILIFKFISKMNFLEKIDKKIATCLYVGLMTDTGFFRFPSVTSETHFIAGKLIEKGININQIYNHLQEKYNINKLKLLSKALKKLKILKKFRTAYTSISSSELRNYSYKQGYTEGIVTYGLGIKNIVFSVFFFEENEKYPIKISFRSKGNFDVNMFARKHFGGGGHKNASGGLLEKSLSESIEYFLNIIPNYYNNLIFSI from the coding sequence ATGTTTTTTTCTAGTATTAACGGAACAAATAAAAAAAAAATTATTTTATTACCACATAATAATCCTGATGGAGATGCTTTAGGATCATCTTTAGCTCTTTTATTTTATTTTAGAAAATTGAAACATGATGTAGATTTAATATCTCCAACAGAATATTCTGAATTTTTTCAATGGCTTCCAGGAATAAAGGATATTATTGTTTTTTCAGAAAAAACTGAATCTATAATAAAAAAAAAAATTATAAATTCTGATTATATTTTTTTTATAGATTTTAATAATTTATCAAGAATTAAAAAATTAAGGGAATTTATTTTATCTTCAAAAGCAAAAAAAATATTAATAGATCATCATCCTTTTCCATTTCAATTTGATTTTATGTTTTTTGATCCAAAAGTTGCAGCTACCAGTATTTTAATTTTTAAATTTATATCTAAAATGAATTTTTTAGAAAAAATAGATAAAAAAATAGCTACATGTTTATACGTTGGATTAATGACTGATACAGGATTTTTTCGTTTTCCTTCCGTTACTTCAGAAACTCATTTTATTGCTGGTAAATTAATAGAAAAAGGAATTAATATAAATCAAATATATAATCATTTACAAGAAAAATATAATATAAATAAATTAAAATTATTATCTAAAGCATTAAAAAAATTAAAAATTCTAAAAAAATTTCGTACAGCTTATACAAGTATAAGCTCTTCTGAGCTAAGAAATTATTCCTATAAACAAGGATATACTGAAGGTATTGTAACCTATGGATTAGGTATAAAAAATATTGTTTTTTCGGTTTTCTTTTTTGAAGAAAATGAAAAATATCCAATTAAAATTTCTTTTCGTTCTAAAGGTAATTTTGATGTAAACATGTTTGCTAGAAAACATTTTGGAGGAGGTGGACATAAAAATGCATCAGGAGGTTTATTAGAAAAAAGTTTATCTGAATCTATTGAATATTTTTTAAATATAATTCCTAATTATTATAATAATCTTATATTTTCCATTTAA
- a CDS encoding CCA tRNA nucleotidyltransferase produces MNLSFAIYKKIFRIISFSSQKIKQDSYVIGGYVRDFLLGKMESEDLDILTIGEGIKLAKEVSKYIKPYPKIKIFKRFGTAMLIYEKQKIEFVGSRKESYHFSSRKPLIKLGSLQDDQNRRDFTINALAISLNRYNYGELIDPFGGIYDLKKKILKTPLDSNITYSDDPLRMMRAIRFATQLQFTIEEYSFKSIQKNKYRINIVSIERIIEEFNKILLSNKPSIGLLLLYKSGLLSIILPELTLLKGIEEKNGYKHKDNFYHTLQVVDNISKRKKNSLWLRWAALLHDIGKVYTKKFLPKIGWSFHSHEFVGSKMVSNIFQRLRLPKGFPMKYVKKIIQYSYKPIALIENNISDSAIRRLLFDLGEDLEDLIKLCIADITTNNIEKKSKYKKNIYLLMERIKKLEKKDRIKNWKSPISGNDIMKVFHIDPCKKIGIIKNFIKNSILEGKISNEFHSAYILMLQKGEELGLKKK; encoded by the coding sequence ATGAATTTATCATTTGCTATTTATAAAAAAATATTTCGTATTATCAGTTTTTCTTCTCAAAAAATTAAACAAGATAGTTATGTAATAGGAGGTTATGTTAGAGATTTTTTATTAGGAAAAATGGAATCAGAAGATTTAGATATTTTAACAATAGGAGAAGGAATTAAATTAGCTAAAGAAGTTTCTAAATATATTAAACCTTATCCTAAAATAAAGATATTTAAACGTTTTGGAACTGCTATGTTAATATATGAAAAACAAAAAATAGAATTTGTTGGATCTAGAAAAGAATCATATCATTTTTCTAGTAGAAAACCTTTAATTAAATTAGGCTCATTACAAGATGATCAAAATAGAAGAGATTTTACAATTAATGCTTTAGCTATTAGTTTAAATCGTTATAATTATGGTGAATTAATTGATCCATTTGGAGGAATTTATGATTTAAAAAAAAAAATATTAAAAACACCATTAGATTCAAATATTACTTATTCTGATGATCCATTAAGAATGATGCGAGCCATTCGATTTGCTACTCAACTTCAATTTACAATTGAAGAATATTCATTTAAATCTATTCAAAAAAATAAATATAGAATAAATATTGTTTCTATAGAAAGAATTATAGAAGAATTTAATAAAATTTTATTATCTAATAAACCTTCTATAGGATTATTATTATTATATAAATCTGGATTATTATCAATAATTTTACCAGAATTAACATTATTAAAAGGAATAGAAGAAAAAAATGGATATAAACATAAAGATAATTTTTATCATACTTTACAAGTAGTTGATAATATTAGTAAAAGAAAAAAAAATTCACTTTGGTTAAGATGGGCTGCATTACTACATGATATAGGAAAAGTTTATACAAAAAAATTTTTACCAAAAATAGGTTGGAGTTTTCATTCTCACGAATTTGTAGGATCAAAAATGGTTTCCAATATTTTTCAACGTTTAAGACTTCCAAAAGGTTTTCCTATGAAATATGTAAAAAAAATTATTCAATATAGTTATAAACCTATAGCATTAATAGAAAATAATATTAGTGATTCTGCTATACGTCGATTATTATTTGATCTTGGAGAAGATCTAGAAGATTTAATAAAATTATGTATAGCTGATATTACTACTAATAATATAGAAAAAAAAAGTAAGTATAAAAAAAATATTTATCTTCTTATGGAAAGAATTAAAAAATTAGAAAAAAAAGATAGAATAAAAAATTGGAAATCACCTATATCAGGAAATGATATTATGAAGGTATTTCATATTGATCCATGTAAAAAAATAGGAATTATAAAAAATTTTATTAAAAATTCTATTTTAGAAGGAAAAATATCTAATGAATTTCATTCTGCTTATATTCTTATGTTACAAAAAGGAGAAGAATTAGGATTGAAAAAAAAATAA
- a CDS encoding L-threonylcarbamoyladenylate synthase: protein MSFYKEIEKSVYTLKNGNVLLYPTDTIWGLGCDAFNMQAIKKIYKIKNRTFSKSMIVLVESMDRLHQLVGLITNFTRKIIIDNITKKNKPITIVYDNVNKIAYNLLSINNTLAVRLTYDPFCICLIKNLDRPIISTSANLSGFYSPKSFYEINPFILNKIDYSVNFRRKKISNYNSSSIIKIVSGKVKILRM from the coding sequence ATGTCTTTTTACAAAGAAATAGAAAAAAGTGTATATACATTAAAAAATGGAAATGTTTTATTATATCCTACAGATACTATTTGGGGATTAGGATGTGATGCATTTAATATGCAAGCTATAAAAAAAATATATAAAATAAAAAATAGAACTTTTTCTAAATCTATGATCGTTTTAGTAGAAAGTATGGATCGTTTACATCAATTAGTAGGATTGATTACGAATTTTACTAGAAAAATTATTATTGATAATATTACAAAAAAAAATAAACCTATTACCATAGTATACGATAATGTTAATAAAATAGCATATAATTTATTAAGTATAAATAATACTTTAGCTGTTCGTTTAACATATGATCCATTTTGTATTTGTTTAATAAAAAATTTGGATAGGCCTATTATTTCTACTTCTGCAAATTTATCTGGATTTTATTCTCCTAAATCATTTTATGAAATAAATCCTTTTATTTTAAACAAAATAGATTATTCTGTCAATTTTCGTCGAAAAAAAATATCTAATTATAATAGCTCTTCTATTATAAAGATTGTTTCCGGTAAAGTTAAAATATTACGTATGTAA
- a CDS encoding 2,3,4,5-tetrahydropyridine-2,6-dicarboxylate N-succinyltransferase: MKVNELKLEIEKAWIQKNLWNIDDHINNIVIQVIDHLENGKIRVSYPLKNGDWVVNEWVKKAIIMYFSVRKMNVIELGPLEFYDKIPLKNKFQEKNIRVVPHAIARYGSYISPGVILMPSYVNIGSYIGEKTMIDTWATVGSCAQIGCRVHISGGVGIGGVLEPLQGNPVIIEDDVFIGSRCILVEGVLIKKGSVLGANVVLTASTKIFDITNNQPIEFKGFIPKYSVVIPGSYPKKFPSGIYYIPCAMIIGKRKESTNKKTSLNEALRTHNISI; the protein is encoded by the coding sequence ATGAAAGTGAATGAACTAAAATTAGAGATAGAAAAAGCTTGGATACAAAAAAATTTATGGAATATTGACGATCATATCAATAATATAGTTATTCAAGTTATTGATCATTTAGAAAATGGAAAAATTAGAGTTTCTTATCCATTAAAGAATGGAGATTGGGTAGTAAATGAATGGGTCAAAAAAGCAATTATAATGTATTTTTCTGTTAGAAAAATGAATGTTATAGAATTAGGTCCATTAGAATTTTATGATAAAATACCTCTAAAAAATAAATTTCAAGAAAAAAATATTCGTGTAGTTCCTCATGCTATAGCACGTTATGGTTCATATATATCACCAGGGGTTATTCTTATGCCTTCTTACGTAAATATAGGATCATATATAGGAGAAAAAACTATGATAGATACATGGGCTACCGTAGGTAGTTGCGCTCAAATTGGTTGTCGTGTACATATAAGCGGAGGAGTTGGAATAGGAGGAGTGTTAGAACCCTTACAAGGGAATCCTGTAATTATTGAAGATGATGTTTTTATTGGATCTAGATGTATTTTAGTAGAAGGAGTGTTAATAAAAAAAGGTTCTGTTTTAGGAGCAAATGTTGTTTTAACAGCGTCTACTAAAATTTTTGATATTACTAATAATCAACCTATTGAATTTAAAGGATTTATACCTAAATATTCTGTAGTTATTCCTGGATCTTATCCAAAAAAATTTCCTTCAGGAATATATTATATTCCATGTGCTATGATTATAGGAAAAAGAAAAGAAAGTACGAATAAAAAAACTTCTTTAAATGAAGCATTAAGAACTCATAATATTTCAATTTAA
- the ruvX gene encoding Holliday junction resolvase RuvX — protein sequence MSKILGIDYGKVITGLSITDNKQIFAFGLDSIKTKQLMNFLKTFLNYETINKIVIGLPKKLNNQIETLIEKDIQIFINKFHIQYPKIIIERLDERFTSKMALNTMIELGFKKKRKKIILNKISATIILQSYLKKNKN from the coding sequence ATGTCAAAAATATTAGGAATTGATTATGGAAAAGTAATAACAGGTTTATCTATAACGGATAATAAACAAATATTTGCATTTGGATTAGATTCTATTAAAACTAAACAATTAATGAATTTTTTAAAGACTTTTTTAAATTATGAAACAATAAATAAAATTGTAATAGGTTTACCTAAAAAACTAAATAATCAAATAGAAACATTAATAGAAAAAGATATTCAAATATTTATTAATAAATTTCATATCCAATATCCTAAAATTATTATAGAAAGATTAGATGAACGTTTTACTTCTAAAATGGCTTTGAATACTATGATTGAATTAGGTTTTAAAAAAAAAAGAAAAAAAATAATTTTAAATAAAATTAGTGCTACTATTATTTTACAATCTTATCTTAAAAAAAATAAAAATTAA
- the def gene encoding peptide deformylase, with the protein MVLPIILYGNPILRKKCLDVDLHSCKKKMNQLIKNMFDTIHKVKGIGLAAPQIGQNIRLFIVETPYLYEKKINNYKEVFINSKILKIYGKKYKFYEGCLSIPGVMGYVKRKPNILIEYYDHNWKKQKKILTGICARVILHEYDHLDGKLFIDYFSYKKRKIIEKKLINLSYNL; encoded by the coding sequence ATGGTATTACCTATAATCCTTTATGGAAATCCTATTTTAAGAAAAAAATGTTTAGATGTAGATTTACATTCTTGTAAAAAAAAAATGAATCAATTAATAAAAAATATGTTTGATACTATACATAAAGTAAAAGGTATAGGATTAGCTGCTCCTCAAATTGGACAAAATATACGACTTTTTATAGTCGAAACTCCTTATTTATATGAAAAAAAAATAAATAATTATAAGGAAGTTTTTATTAATTCTAAAATATTAAAAATATATGGAAAAAAATATAAATTTTATGAAGGATGTCTTAGTATTCCTGGAGTTATGGGATATGTAAAAAGAAAACCAAATATATTAATTGAATATTATGATCATAATTGGAAAAAACAAAAAAAAATATTAACAGGAATATGTGCTAGAGTTATTCTTCATGAATATGATCATCTTGATGGAAAACTTTTTATAGATTATTTTTCTTATAAAAAAAGAAAAATAATAGAAAAAAAATTGATTAATTTATCATACAATTTATGA